Proteins from a single region of Drosophila biarmipes strain raj3 chromosome 3R, RU_DBia_V1.1, whole genome shotgun sequence:
- the LOC108031341 gene encoding uncharacterized protein LOC108031341 translates to MTNGQMTNQLNLQQRHPLLLAIPGNNYAQTQRMHYYPNHYYPSHYFPGHYHQGHQGFQGQLGRPPLQAAASSHNGAYAATAAGSGHSGYGSIEPSVEYELPHDPPSGSFSSYHTSSAGSGPAYPPHHPQEAPPPPPPTKSSKKSKKSAGSVMNALTLLSFFFFVNMLQNCLKDHMADMNPTVMVLTASGTRNRFNKLAEMNSREQTSTTATESAAASSWNPNLHQHPNQAALVPAAEPSVPPSIVMPTVVLQSPYSGGLPEVANRPHQQQYPPQNSHSQNPQQKPPDYRPHIVDDDYNYGQRRPPPQTYSTTSDLYPNRTHIDHSSRPDFESDSAGSDYYQHHYNPYAGTNSRRHPWSYGRQRYSSAPWSSASLGAQSGVSSYLDNAQRRQGDDDDGHGYGYRDGDGDGDRDREGGGYWAGDEDEDGQQRRRGDAFYTRTRIN, encoded by the exons ATGACCAACGGCCAAATGACGAATCAGCTGAATTTGCAGCAGCGGCATCCGTTGTTGCTAGCCATTCCGGGAAATAATTATGC GCAAACGCAGCGCATGCATTACTATCCCAACCACTACTACCCGAGCCACTACTTCCCGGGCCATTACCACCAAGGACACCAAGGATTCCAGGGGCAGCTGGGTCGACCCCCGCTCCAGGCGGCCGCCAGCAGCCACAACGGTGCTTATGCGGCCACGGCGGCTGGCAGCGGACACTCCGGCTACGG CAGCATCGAGCCGTCGGTGGAGTATGAGCTGCCGCACGACCCACCCTCGGGCAGCTTCTCCTCCTACCACACCAGCAGTGCGGGCAGTGGGCCCGCATACCCGCCGCACCACCCACAGGAGGCGCCACCGCCGCCCCCGCCCACCAAGTCCTCGAAGAAATCGAAGAAGAGCGCCGGCTCGGTGATGAACGCCCTGACGCTGCTCTCGTTCTTCTTCTTCGTGAACATGCTGCAGAACTGCCTGAAGGATCACATGGCCGACATGAATCCCACCGTGATGGTGCTCACCGCCAGCGGGACGCGCAACCGTTTCAACAAATTAGCCGAGATGAACTCACGCGAACAGACCTCCACCACGGCCACCGAATCGGCGGCCGCATCATCTTGGAATCCGAATCTGCATCAGCATCCGAATCAGGCTGCTTTAGTTCCGGCCGCCGAGCCCAGTGTACCGCCCTCCATTGTTATGCCCACGGTGGTGCTCCAGTCGCCCTACAGCGGCGGACTGCCGGAGGTGGCTAATAGACCCCACCAGCAGCAGTACCCGCCGCAGAACTCCCATTCGCAGAACCCTCAGCAGAAACCCCCTGATTATCGCCCCCACATCGTGGACGATGATTATAATTACGGGCAGCGCAGACCTCCGCCCCAGACCTACTCGACCACCTCCGATTTGTATCCTAATCGCACACACATCGACCACTCGTCCCGGCCCGACTTTGAGTCGGACTCGGCGGGGTCCGATTACTATCAGCACCACTACAACCCGTATGCCGGCACAAATTCCCGCCGGCATCCTTGGTCTTATGGCAGGCAGCGTTACTCATCCGCACCGTGGTCTTCAGCTTCGTTGGGCGCTCAGTCGGGCGTGAGCTCTTACTTGGATAATGCCCAGCGCCGGCAAGgtgatgatgacgatggtcATGGTTATGGCTAtcgggatggggatggggatggggatcgggatcgggaggGAGGTGGCTATTGGGCTGGcgacgaggatgaggatggTCAGCAGCGGCGACGCGGCGATGCCTTCTACACTCGCACACGCATTAATTGA